In one window of Tellurirhabdus rosea DNA:
- a CDS encoding SPFH domain-containing protein, with amino-acid sequence MDIITSFGGWLLIPAVLIALFLYKWILRFLFGMVIVPEDRIGLVTKKFVLTGTNRELPDGRIIATKGEAGFQAKTLAPGLYWWMFPWQYGVRMEPFTVIPEGKIGLVLSNDGAELLTGNILGRKIHSDNFQDTEAFLLNGGQKGRQTALLTPGTYRINTYAFTVTVADMTVIRENMVGIITTLDGAPLLPGQIAGRQVDGHNNFQDVDLFLQNGGNRGLQPQVVLAGSYYINPWAVQIEEIPMTEVPIGHVGVVISYIGEDGEDLTGDTFKHGNIVRKGYRGVWMEPLGPGKYPINTFTMKVEKVPTTNLVLNWANARSESHALDSNLSTITVRSKDGFPFNLDVAQIIHIPAAEAPKVIARFGSMVNLVSQVLEPTIGNYFRNSAQDSDVIAFLSTRKERQEAAREHIRNVLEVYNVNAVDTLIGDIVPPDSLMKTLTDRKIAQEEEKTYETQRMAQEKRQGMERETALADIQREVVKAQQSVEIAQRTADAAVKKSEGEARSLKLQVSAESEATKIRAEAEAEATRRRSAAQAEATKLTADAEAERIAKTGTAEAEKILAIGRSTAEAYELQVKAMGDENFTRFKITEEIGKGGIRIIPDVIINGGNNPTDGSISGLLGLKLLELTEGRKSEGVRKVPIKAAAEEKKE; translated from the coding sequence ATGGACATCATTACCTCCTTTGGCGGGTGGCTGCTGATTCCCGCCGTTCTGATTGCGCTTTTTCTGTACAAATGGATACTTCGGTTCCTGTTCGGCATGGTCATCGTGCCGGAAGACCGGATCGGGCTGGTTACCAAGAAGTTCGTGCTCACAGGCACCAACCGCGAACTGCCCGACGGCCGCATCATCGCCACGAAAGGCGAAGCCGGATTTCAGGCCAAAACGCTGGCGCCGGGCTTGTACTGGTGGATGTTTCCCTGGCAGTACGGCGTCAGGATGGAGCCGTTTACGGTCATTCCGGAAGGCAAAATCGGGCTGGTGCTCTCCAACGACGGGGCCGAACTGCTGACGGGGAATATCCTGGGCCGCAAGATTCACTCCGACAATTTTCAGGATACCGAAGCGTTTCTGCTAAACGGCGGGCAGAAAGGCCGCCAGACCGCCTTGCTGACGCCGGGGACGTACCGGATCAACACCTACGCCTTCACCGTCACCGTGGCCGACATGACCGTCATCCGCGAAAACATGGTCGGCATCATCACCACCCTCGACGGTGCCCCTTTGTTACCCGGCCAAATCGCCGGGCGGCAGGTCGACGGGCATAACAACTTCCAGGACGTAGACCTGTTTCTCCAGAACGGCGGTAACCGGGGCCTGCAGCCGCAGGTGGTGCTGGCGGGTTCGTACTACATCAACCCCTGGGCGGTGCAGATTGAAGAAATTCCGATGACGGAGGTGCCCATCGGCCATGTCGGCGTCGTGATTTCGTACATCGGGGAAGACGGCGAGGACCTGACGGGCGACACCTTCAAACACGGCAACATTGTCCGCAAAGGCTACCGCGGCGTCTGGATGGAACCGCTGGGACCGGGCAAATACCCCATCAACACGTTTACGATGAAAGTCGAAAAAGTGCCGACCACGAACCTGGTGCTGAACTGGGCCAACGCCCGCTCGGAGTCGCACGCGCTGGACAGCAATCTGTCGACGATTACGGTGCGTTCCAAAGACGGGTTTCCGTTCAACCTCGACGTGGCGCAGATCATTCACATCCCGGCAGCCGAAGCGCCGAAGGTCATCGCCCGGTTCGGCAGCATGGTAAACCTCGTGTCGCAGGTGCTGGAACCGACCATCGGCAACTACTTCCGGAACTCGGCCCAGGACAGCGACGTCATCGCCTTCCTCAGCACCCGGAAAGAACGGCAGGAGGCCGCCCGCGAACACATCCGCAACGTGCTGGAAGTCTACAACGTCAACGCCGTGGACACGCTCATCGGGGACATCGTGCCGCCGGATTCGCTGATGAAAACCCTGACCGACCGGAAGATTGCGCAGGAAGAGGAAAAGACCTACGAAACCCAGCGGATGGCGCAGGAAAAACGGCAGGGCATGGAACGCGAAACGGCCCTGGCCGACATCCAGCGCGAGGTCGTCAAAGCGCAGCAGAGCGTCGAGATTGCCCAGCGCACCGCCGATGCCGCCGTCAAAAAGAGCGAAGGGGAGGCCCGAAGCCTCAAACTTCAGGTCAGCGCCGAGTCGGAAGCCACCAAAATCCGCGCCGAAGCCGAGGCCGAAGCCACCAGACGCCGCTCCGCCGCCCAGGCCGAAGCGACCAAGCTGACCGCCGATGCCGAAGCCGAGCGCATTGCCAAAACCGGTACGGCCGAAGCCGAAAAAATCCTCGCCATCGGCCGCTCGACCGCCGAGGCTTACGAGCTTCAGGTCAAAGCGATGGGCGACGAGAACTTTACCCGTTTCAAAATCACGGAGGAAATCGGCAAGGGCGGTATCCGCATCATCCCGGACGTCATCATCAACGGCGGCAACAACCCCACCGACGGCTCCATAAGCGGGCTGCTGGGCCTGAAACTGCTGGAACTGACCGAAGGCCGGAAATCAGAGGGCGTGCGGAAGGTGCCGATCAAGGCGGCGGCCGAAGAGAAGAAAGAGTAA
- a CDS encoding Dps family protein, whose protein sequence is MFTNVSFYTNGFMLNEVKKPKTKASARNGASETEKAEPILNQQGHILQSFGTVLQRVPLALEEDVRKNSVNDLNQILADTITLRDLYKKHHWQIVGPTFYQLHLLFDKHYEEQNKLVDEIAERIQLLGGLSLAMAADIAETTRIPRPPRDREEVPVQISRLLEAHDLVLKQVRETAQRAAEAGDDGTNDLLVSQVLRTNELQAWFLYEHVVETPVVRAE, encoded by the coding sequence ATGTTTACTAACGTATCATTCTACACCAACGGATTTATGCTCAACGAAGTCAAAAAACCCAAAACCAAGGCCTCCGCTCGGAACGGAGCCTCCGAAACCGAAAAGGCCGAACCGATTCTGAACCAGCAGGGACATATTCTTCAGTCGTTCGGCACGGTGCTGCAACGGGTGCCGCTGGCGCTGGAGGAAGACGTGCGCAAAAACAGCGTCAACGACCTGAACCAGATTCTGGCCGATACGATTACGCTCCGGGATTTGTACAAAAAGCACCACTGGCAGATTGTCGGCCCGACGTTCTACCAGCTGCACCTGCTTTTTGATAAACATTACGAAGAACAGAACAAACTGGTCGATGAGATTGCCGAGCGCATCCAGCTGCTGGGCGGGCTGAGTCTGGCGATGGCCGCCGACATTGCCGAAACGACGCGCATTCCGCGTCCGCCGCGGGACCGGGAGGAAGTGCCCGTGCAGATTTCGCGCCTGCTCGAAGCGCATGATCTGGTGCTGAAACAAGTCCGCGAAACGGCGCAGCGGGCCGCCGAAGCGGGCGACGACGGCACCAACGACCTGCTGGTCAGCCAGGTGCTCCGGACCAACGAACTTCAGGCGTGGTTCCTGTACGAACACGTGGTGGAAACGCCGGTGGTTCGGGCGGAATAA
- a CDS encoding globin domain-containing protein, producing the protein MTTEQISLVKQTFGLVAQLPAETVGSLFYARLFFIAPEVKPLFARTTTPEQSRKLLTMLGYVIARLDRLDDVLDEVAQLARRHVRYGVQDRHYTYVGEALLDTLETGLGTVWTDDVRDAWVACYTLLASAMLAATDEAVPVTR; encoded by the coding sequence ATGACTACTGAACAGATTTCACTGGTAAAACAAACCTTCGGACTGGTGGCCCAGCTTCCGGCCGAAACGGTAGGCAGTTTGTTCTACGCCCGGCTGTTTTTCATCGCCCCCGAGGTAAAGCCGCTGTTTGCCCGGACGACGACCCCGGAGCAGTCCCGCAAGCTGCTGACCATGCTTGGCTACGTCATTGCCCGGCTCGACCGGCTGGACGACGTTCTGGACGAAGTAGCCCAGTTGGCTCGCCGCCATGTCCGCTACGGCGTGCAGGACCGGCATTACACCTACGTGGGCGAGGCGCTGCTCGACACGCTCGAAACCGGCCTGGGCACCGTCTGGACCGACGATGTCCGCGACGCCTGGGTGGCCTGCTACACGCTGCTGGCCTCGGCCATGCTCGCCGCCACCGACGAAGCCGTTCCGGTTACACGCTAA
- a CDS encoding RagB/SusD family nutrient uptake outer membrane protein: MRKLFIPVFAIMTLVSACKNDYLDFTYTDGNIRDENDIWSSDRNTRGFLNNVYFGLLNRYNLDGNGSMLSQASDEAVNSNLTSSINIFNNDTWGSLRTNDDQYANMYNYIRRANIFLEKAPESGVTPASDIPKLRGEAFFLRALFHFELMRRYGPIVLATKSFTLSDDLDLPRSTVDEVAAQIARDCDSAAAVLTPSLVDLGAGDKGRATATAALALKARTLLYAASPLNNEGNDVTKWQRAADAARAVVATGKHNLLTQAQLPNLWNYGTLAYNNEVIFATQADNNNTLELNNAPISYDGARGRTNPTQELVDAFDVRSTGKPITDPTSGYNPANPYADRDPRLALFIITNGQTFKGRAVETFEGGRDRVPTNVNSTKTGYYMRKFMSESAFWGVGSAINVRRPWVMFRYAEVLLNYAEALNEAQGPVADVYSAVNQIRARVGMPALPAGLTKDQMRERIQRERQVELCFEEHRFFDVRRWKRGEQLFNRPVTGIKITRNGTALTYERFEVDRRIFNAKMYRFPIPQVELNRAPKNLKQNPGW; this comes from the coding sequence ATGAGAAAATTATTCATACCCGTTTTTGCCATCATGACGCTGGTGAGCGCCTGCAAAAACGACTATCTCGATTTTACGTATACCGACGGAAACATCCGGGACGAGAACGACATCTGGTCGTCGGACCGCAACACCCGCGGATTTCTGAACAACGTGTACTTCGGCCTGCTGAACCGGTACAACCTCGACGGCAACGGCTCGATGCTGTCGCAGGCGTCCGACGAAGCGGTGAACTCCAACCTCACGTCGTCGATCAATATTTTCAACAACGACACCTGGGGTTCGCTGCGGACGAATGACGACCAGTACGCCAACATGTACAACTACATTCGCCGGGCCAATATCTTTCTGGAAAAAGCGCCCGAAAGCGGCGTTACTCCGGCTTCGGACATTCCGAAACTGCGCGGCGAGGCGTTTTTCCTGCGGGCCCTGTTCCACTTCGAACTGATGCGGCGCTACGGCCCCATCGTGCTGGCGACCAAATCTTTTACGCTGTCCGACGACCTCGATCTGCCGCGCAGCACGGTGGATGAGGTGGCCGCCCAGATTGCGCGGGACTGCGACTCGGCCGCGGCCGTCCTCACCCCGTCGCTGGTCGATCTGGGAGCCGGTGATAAAGGCCGTGCCACGGCTACGGCGGCTCTGGCCCTGAAAGCCCGGACGCTGCTGTACGCGGCCAGCCCGCTCAACAACGAAGGCAACGACGTTACGAAGTGGCAGCGGGCCGCCGATGCCGCCCGGGCCGTGGTGGCGACCGGCAAGCACAACCTGCTGACGCAGGCGCAGCTGCCGAACCTCTGGAACTACGGCACGCTGGCCTACAACAACGAGGTGATCTTTGCGACCCAGGCCGACAACAACAACACGCTCGAACTCAACAACGCTCCCATCAGCTACGACGGGGCGCGGGGCCGTACCAATCCGACGCAGGAACTGGTGGACGCCTTCGACGTGCGCTCGACCGGCAAGCCCATCACCGACCCGACCTCGGGCTATAACCCGGCCAACCCGTACGCCGACCGCGATCCGCGTCTGGCGCTGTTCATCATCACCAACGGGCAGACCTTCAAGGGGCGGGCCGTGGAGACCTTCGAAGGGGGCCGCGACCGGGTGCCGACCAATGTCAACAGCACCAAGACGGGTTACTACATGCGCAAATTCATGAGCGAAAGCGCCTTCTGGGGCGTCGGTTCGGCCATCAACGTGCGTCGTCCGTGGGTGATGTTCCGCTATGCCGAAGTGCTGCTGAACTATGCCGAGGCGCTCAACGAAGCCCAGGGACCGGTGGCCGACGTCTATTCTGCCGTCAACCAGATCCGGGCGCGGGTGGGCATGCCCGCCCTGCCGGCCGGCCTGACCAAAGACCAGATGCGCGAACGGATTCAGCGGGAACGGCAGGTAGAGCTGTGTTTCGAGGAACACCGCTTCTTTGATGTGCGTCGCTGGAAGCGGGGCGAACAGCTGTTCAACCGGCCCGTTACGGGCATCAAAATTACGCGCAACGGCACGGCCCTGACGTACGAGCGGTTTGAGGTGGACCGCCGGATTTTCAACGCCAAGATGTACCGCTTCCCGATTCCGCAGGTGGAACTCAACCGCGCGCCGAAAAACCTGAAGCAGAATCCCGGCTGGTAA
- a CDS encoding SusC/RagA family TonB-linked outer membrane protein produces the protein MKLYTFLKRTVYLLLVLVQVSAFAQDKPAAQAAFSGIVTDPNDRPLAGVSVAVQEGNAEVRTGADGRFSIRAALNDVLVIQTRDFLAKTVTITGDKEISVTLNPALIDAGDEDEVPIPFGTRRKRQINSAITTFRASNLPQVPIASANATLAGRIPGLYVQQTGTAPGSDGASFQLRGLTTFGPNTVRVLIDGVQRPFNDIDVNEIESITVLKDATSLAWYGLRNGNGVVLVTTRKGSSTRNNIHLDVQGGFQTPEKMIQPLNSYDYATLYNEALVNDGSQPIYDDAALTAYRTGSNLYRYPDNNYIGTFLNKSSATQRYVLSADGGSNTVRYFALMSYFKQDGLFRFTDNPDFNSNQGFNRFNFRGNIDFDVNKNLTVGLNVAGRSENRRQPGSQEAGSLLSLLYNTPPNAFPIQNEDGSYGGTSQFQSNPLGILRERGFTSSTDRVLMATLDVRQKLDFWLPGLSANINFNYDVQGNYLSGLNRDYQVIDASGSAPVTFRNQAPLSYRSAAFASTNRRNEAWAGLDYDRSFGAHTVNASLRASRVVSVAPERLDFRGQGLSARVDYSFRDRYYLGFVGGYSGSENFPPDKRYGFFPAVSAGWVISDESFLKGVPVLDYLKLRASYGQAGSSDIGGSRFPFERFFARNTGGGGYVFGTGFSATNSANEVSINNPDITWETLTTLNAGADFKLFGQALSASVDVFRTNRTGILTQSAIPSVLGQTLTVNAGEVESKGVELNLGYEKQIGAFLVSLYGNLLTSDDRVLAENGQAGLPAYQQTIGRVVGSRLVFVSNGIFQNQAEIDASPRQVLSGRVVPGDIRYQDIGGVNGTPDGIIDNLDRVRVDLRDVPKTYYGFGTTLKYGPFDLLLHFQGIAGRTLDIQGIVNSGPFTFNQESLKRWTPATGTSASYPRLGISDRANNTSASDFWLVSGDYLRLKNVELGASFPKIFQNRLGMKNARVYVGGFNLFAFDKLGIDVDPEIPGAGRGSAYPYVKTVYAGLRASF, from the coding sequence ATGAAACTATATACTTTTCTCAAACGAACCGTGTACCTGCTGCTGGTACTGGTTCAGGTCAGCGCCTTCGCCCAGGACAAGCCCGCCGCACAGGCCGCTTTTTCGGGCATCGTGACGGACCCCAACGACCGGCCCCTGGCGGGCGTATCGGTGGCCGTGCAGGAGGGCAATGCCGAAGTGCGGACCGGCGCAGACGGCCGTTTTTCCATCCGGGCTGCGCTGAACGATGTGCTGGTCATCCAGACTCGCGACTTTCTGGCCAAAACCGTGACCATCACGGGCGACAAGGAAATCAGCGTGACGCTGAACCCGGCGCTCATCGACGCGGGCGACGAGGACGAGGTGCCCATCCCGTTCGGGACGCGCCGGAAACGCCAGATCAACAGCGCCATCACGACGTTCCGGGCGAGCAACCTGCCGCAGGTGCCCATCGCCTCGGCCAACGCGACGCTGGCCGGGCGCATTCCGGGACTGTACGTGCAGCAGACGGGCACGGCTCCGGGCAGTGACGGGGCTTCGTTCCAGCTCCGCGGCCTGACCACGTTCGGTCCCAACACCGTGCGCGTGCTCATCGACGGCGTTCAGCGGCCGTTCAACGACATCGATGTCAACGAGATCGAAAGCATCACGGTGCTGAAAGACGCCACCTCGCTGGCCTGGTACGGCCTCCGCAACGGCAACGGCGTGGTGCTGGTCACGACCCGCAAGGGCAGTTCTACCCGCAACAACATCCACCTCGACGTGCAGGGCGGCTTTCAGACGCCGGAGAAGATGATCCAGCCGCTGAACTCCTACGACTACGCCACGCTGTACAACGAGGCGCTGGTCAACGACGGCAGCCAGCCCATCTACGACGACGCGGCCCTGACGGCCTACCGCACAGGCAGCAACCTGTACCGGTACCCGGATAACAACTACATCGGTACGTTCCTCAACAAATCGTCGGCCACGCAGCGCTACGTGCTCTCGGCCGACGGCGGCAGCAACACGGTCCGGTATTTTGCCCTGATGAGCTATTTCAAGCAGGACGGCCTGTTCCGGTTTACGGACAATCCGGATTTCAACTCGAACCAGGGCTTCAACCGGTTCAATTTCCGGGGCAATATCGATTTTGATGTCAACAAGAACCTGACGGTGGGGCTGAACGTAGCCGGTCGGTCGGAGAACCGGCGGCAGCCGGGCAGCCAGGAAGCCGGTTCGCTGCTGAGCCTGCTCTACAACACGCCGCCCAACGCCTTCCCGATCCAGAACGAAGACGGCTCGTACGGCGGCACCTCGCAGTTCCAGAGCAACCCCCTGGGCATCCTCCGCGAACGGGGCTTTACCAGTTCGACGGACCGGGTGCTGATGGCGACGCTGGACGTGCGGCAGAAGCTCGACTTCTGGCTGCCGGGCCTGTCGGCCAATATCAACTTCAACTACGACGTTCAGGGCAACTACCTGTCGGGCCTGAACCGGGATTATCAGGTCATCGACGCCAGCGGCAGCGCCCCCGTGACGTTCCGGAACCAGGCGCCGTTGAGCTACCGTTCGGCCGCTTTTGCCAGCACCAACCGCCGCAACGAAGCCTGGGCCGGGCTGGACTACGACCGTTCGTTCGGCGCGCACACCGTCAACGCCTCGCTGCGCGCGTCCCGGGTGGTCAGCGTCGCCCCCGAGCGGCTCGATTTCCGCGGACAGGGTCTGTCGGCCCGGGTCGATTACTCGTTCCGCGACCGCTACTACCTCGGTTTTGTCGGCGGCTATTCCGGTTCCGAGAACTTCCCGCCCGACAAGCGCTACGGCTTTTTCCCGGCCGTTTCGGCGGGCTGGGTCATTTCGGACGAAAGCTTCCTGAAAGGCGTTCCGGTGCTGGATTACCTGAAACTGCGCGCCTCCTACGGACAGGCCGGCAGCAGCGACATCGGCGGCTCCCGCTTCCCGTTTGAGCGTTTCTTCGCCCGCAATACCGGCGGCGGCGGCTACGTGTTCGGCACGGGCTTCTCAGCGACCAACTCGGCCAACGAAGTGTCGATCAACAACCCGGACATCACCTGGGAAACGCTGACGACGCTGAATGCCGGAGCCGACTTCAAACTGTTCGGACAGGCGCTTTCGGCTTCGGTCGATGTGTTCCGGACGAACCGCACGGGCATCCTGACGCAGTCGGCTATTCCGAGCGTGCTGGGCCAGACCCTTACGGTGAACGCCGGGGAGGTCGAGAGCAAGGGCGTGGAACTGAACCTGGGTTACGAAAAGCAGATCGGCGCGTTTCTGGTGTCGCTCTACGGCAACCTGCTGACCTCCGACGACCGCGTGCTGGCCGAAAACGGGCAGGCGGGCCTTCCGGCCTACCAGCAGACGATCGGCCGCGTGGTGGGCAGCCGGCTGGTCTTTGTCTCGAACGGAATTTTCCAGAACCAGGCCGAGATTGACGCCAGCCCGCGGCAGGTGCTGTCGGGTCGGGTGGTTCCGGGCGACATCCGGTATCAGGACATCGGCGGGGTGAACGGCACGCCGGACGGCATTATCGACAACCTCGACCGGGTGCGGGTGGACCTGCGCGATGTGCCCAAAACGTACTACGGCTTCGGCACCACGCTGAAATACGGCCCCTTCGACCTGCTGCTGCACTTTCAGGGCATCGCCGGACGGACGCTGGACATCCAGGGCATCGTCAACTCGGGTCCGTTTACCTTTAACCAGGAAAGCCTGAAGCGCTGGACCCCGGCCACCGGAACGTCGGCCAGTTATCCGCGTCTCGGCATTTCGGACCGGGCCAACAACACCTCTGCCTCGGATTTCTGGCTCGTTTCGGGCGATTACCTGCGGCTGAAGAATGTGGAACTGGGGGCTTCGTTTCCCAAAATCTTCCAGAACCGGCTCGGCATGAAAAACGCCCGGGTGTACGTGGGCGGCTTCAACCTGTTTGCCTTCGACAAACTCGGCATCGACGTCGATCCGGAGATTCCGGGCGCGGGCCGGGGCAGTGCCTATCCGTACGTCAAAACCGTTTACGCAGGCTTACGGGCCTCTTTCTGA
- a CDS encoding RagB/SusD family nutrient uptake outer membrane protein: MKRYFSLLLLATLTMSCEKDFLQRDPGVAISQNNVFTDPVLATRFADNSYNYLLDDFGRLSTLQNYKGTTGQFADEAIFAEPNTGHGVLTMNQGKFLDGLSTDVVSVYTRMYQGIRNANVVLANVDKVKWTEAQNGPLIKAQQLFLRAFFYYELVKRYGGVILLDKPLAQTDNLDLPRNTYEETVAFILKDLADAEDILSKTTWGTIYSPASDWDAGNNGRPTVGAVRALRSRLLLMDASPLNNPTGDAARWQKAADAAKSVMDMGKYGLHAQYTTLLNQATSPEYIMIKVRPSRSGSGNFLGDFIIPPSAGGAQGQLNPTQNHVDLYEMSNGKPITDPTSGYNPQAPYTNRDPRFYANILYNDQTWQGRRLAMWVNNQTTPATFGADYQPGSNSFTRTRYYVRKLWPESVRGGQSTAAILNFIFFRYGEILLNYAEALNEAQGPVADVYTAVNQIRTRAGMPALPTGLTKDQMRARIHNERAVELAFEEHRWWDILRWKRGPQIVAQTITAMDVERLANGTFKYTVIPMPGIYQRVFEEHMHRYPIPRNEIFKSNGILKQNPGW, from the coding sequence ATGAAACGATATTTTTCCCTTCTGTTGCTGGCGACGCTGACGATGTCCTGCGAAAAGGATTTCCTCCAGCGTGACCCCGGCGTGGCGATTTCGCAGAACAACGTCTTCACGGACCCCGTGCTGGCGACCCGTTTTGCCGATAACTCCTACAATTACCTGCTCGATGACTTCGGCCGCCTGAGCACCCTGCAGAACTACAAAGGCACCACGGGCCAGTTTGCCGACGAAGCGATTTTTGCCGAGCCCAACACCGGCCACGGCGTGCTGACGATGAACCAGGGCAAGTTTCTGGACGGGCTTTCTACCGACGTTGTCAGCGTCTACACCCGCATGTACCAGGGCATCCGCAACGCCAACGTGGTGCTGGCCAACGTGGACAAGGTCAAATGGACCGAAGCCCAGAACGGACCGCTCATCAAGGCGCAGCAGCTGTTCCTGCGGGCGTTTTTCTACTACGAACTCGTGAAGCGGTACGGCGGCGTCATTCTGCTGGATAAACCGCTGGCGCAGACCGACAACCTCGACCTGCCGCGGAACACCTACGAAGAAACGGTGGCCTTTATCCTCAAAGACCTGGCCGACGCCGAGGACATTCTGTCGAAAACGACCTGGGGAACCATCTACTCCCCCGCTTCCGACTGGGACGCGGGCAACAACGGCCGTCCGACGGTCGGGGCGGTCCGGGCGCTGCGGTCGCGGCTGCTGCTGATGGATGCCAGTCCGCTCAACAACCCGACGGGCGACGCGGCGCGCTGGCAGAAGGCGGCCGATGCGGCCAAATCGGTGATGGACATGGGCAAATACGGCCTGCACGCGCAGTATACCACGCTGCTCAACCAGGCCACCTCGCCGGAATACATCATGATCAAGGTCCGTCCGTCGCGTTCGGGCAGCGGCAACTTCCTGGGTGACTTCATCATCCCGCCGAGTGCCGGGGGCGCGCAGGGCCAGCTGAACCCGACGCAGAACCACGTCGATCTGTACGAAATGAGCAACGGCAAGCCCATCACCGACCCGACCTCGGGCTACAACCCGCAGGCGCCGTACACGAACCGCGACCCGCGTTTCTACGCCAACATTCTTTACAACGACCAGACCTGGCAGGGCCGCCGCCTGGCGATGTGGGTCAATAACCAGACCACGCCCGCGACGTTCGGGGCCGACTACCAGCCCGGTTCCAACAGCTTTACCCGGACGCGCTATTATGTCCGGAAACTGTGGCCCGAATCGGTTCGGGGCGGCCAGAGCACGGCGGCGATTCTGAATTTCATTTTCTTCCGGTACGGCGAAATCCTGCTGAACTATGCCGAAGCGCTCAACGAAGCGCAGGGGCCGGTGGCCGACGTTTACACGGCCGTCAACCAGATCCGGACGCGGGCCGGGATGCCTGCCCTGCCCACGGGCCTGACCAAGGACCAGATGCGCGCCCGCATCCACAACGAACGGGCCGTCGAGCTGGCGTTTGAAGAGCATCGTTGGTGGGACATCCTGCGCTGGAAACGCGGGCCGCAGATCGTGGCCCAGACCATCACCGCGATGGATGTTGAACGGCTCGCCAACGGCACCTTCAAGTACACCGTCATCCCGATGCCGGGTATCTACCAGCGCGTCTTTGAAGAGCACATGCACCGGTATCCCATTCCCCGGAATGAGATTTTCAAAAGCAACGGCATCCTGAAACAGAATCCGGGCTGGTAA